The following proteins are co-located in the Pyricularia oryzae 70-15 chromosome 1, whole genome shotgun sequence genome:
- a CDS encoding glycosyltransferase, protein MTAANEKPLVVAMSLPGAGHTIPVMRAAAHLASRGFDVWFVTAADFESSALSSGIARFFPSPSPFALHPDLMAGYMDLPEGPARLDFVFRNVFLRDTKQYADALRGALETARTETPGRRVVVLQDMFAGGALPFIHGAPPPKGYEDDGFPPVVSLNVSVLFCTSADAPPIGFPVDPVGREGEEVLRLHGEFNAGTAETRAMLNGILGEMGCTRRVEALADAWLEGPDLTLQLCSPGLEYRRRDLSPKIRFVGGLPLPEGKGGPLPDWLREHVEAQRESHANGQAKKRKLVFVTQGTVDIDHSELLIPALQGLGAREDLFVVGVLGRKGARLPESVESSLPSANVKVLDYFSYNDILPHADVFVTNGGYGGFMHGVMNGSPMIIAGVSNDKGDVANRMENAGLGINLRTATPTPEQISAAVDQVLADSSYKQRALEIKKENEEMDSFARIEKAVLEVAR, encoded by the exons ATGACAGCAGCAAACGAGAAGCCCCTTGTCGTGGCCATGTCCCTGCCCGGGGCGGGCCACACCATCCCGGTGATGCGCGCGGCCGCCCATCTCGCCTCGCGCGGCTTCGACGTCTGGTTCGTCACGGCGGCCGACTTTGAATCATCGGCACTGTCGTCGGGCATCGCCCGCTTCTTCCCCTCCCCGAGCCCGTTTGCCCTGCACCCGGACCTCATGGCCGGCTACATGGACCTGCCCGAGGGTCCGGCCCGGCTGGACTTTGTGTTTCGCAACGTCTTCCTCCGAGACACCAAGCAGTACGCCGACGCGCTGCGCGGCGCTCTCGAAACGGCCAGGACGGAAACGCCCGGCAGGAGGGTCGTGGTCCTGCAGGACATGTTTGCGGGCGGGGCGCTGCCGTTCATCCACGGCGCGCCGCCCCCCAAGGGGTACGAGGACGATGGCTTCCCGCCCGTCGTGTCGCTCAACGTGTCGGTGCTTTTCTGCACGAGCGCCGACGCGCCGCCCATCGGGTTCCCTGTCGATCCGGTCGGGCGcgagggggaggaggtgTTGAGGCTGCATGGGGAGTTCAACGCGGGTACTGCAGAGACGCGGGCGATGCTCAACGGGATCTTGGGCGAGATGGGGTGCACGAGGCGGGTCGAGGCCCTGGCGGACGCGTGGCTCGAGGGTCCCGATTTGACGCTGCAGCTGTGCAGTCCGGGGTTGGAGTACAGGCGGCGTGACCTCAGTCCCAAGATCAGGTTCGTTGGTGGCCTGCCGCTCCCCGAGGGCAAAGGCGGCCCCCTGCCGGATTGGCTTCGGGAACATGTGGAGGCTCAACGCGAGTCGCACGCAAACGGTCAGGCAAAGAAGAGGAAGCTTGTGTTTGTAACGCAGGGGACGGTTGACATCGACCACAGCGAGCTGCTCATACCTGCTCTTCAGGGCCTAGGCGCAAGAGAGGACCTCTTTGTCGTTGGGGTCCTCGGGAGAAAGGGTGCCAGGCTCCCGGAGAGCGTGGAGAGCAGCTTGCCGTCTGCTAACGTCAAGGTCCTGGACTACTTTTCTTACAATGACATTTTGCCGCATGCAGACGTTTTTGTTACAAAT GGCGGCTATGGCGGCTTCATGCACGGAGTGATGAACGGATCGCCCATGATTATCGCAGGGGTGAGTAACGACAAAGGCGACGTGGCGAATCGCATGGAAAATGCAGGATTGGGAATAAACCTCAGGACGGCGACACCAACCCCGGAGCAAATCTCTGCTGCTGTCGATCAGGTTCTCGCGGATTCATCCTACAAGCAGAGGGCTCTGGAAATCAAGAAGGAGAACGAAGAGATGGATTCCTTTGCGAGGATCGAGAAGGCCGTGCTGGAAGTCGCACGCTGA